A section of the Candidatus Alcyoniella australis genome encodes:
- the gap gene encoding type I glyceraldehyde-3-phosphate dehydrogenase → MAVKIGINGFGRIGRSFLRAIGGRDDIDCVAINDLTDPKTLGHLFKYDSVMGPFNGTIEVESDAIIINGKPIKVMATRDPAQLPWAELGVEIVLEATGLFRSGETAGKHIAAGAKRVVISAPGKDIDGTFVMGVNEGDYDPEKHFIISNASCTTNCLAPIAKVLDETVGIEHGLMTTIHSYTNDQRLLDFPHKDLRRARAAAVSMIPTTTGAAKAVALVLPQLEGKLNGIAIRVPTPNVSLVDLNIISSRATSAEQINGAIAQAAQGALKPYVRYSDEPLVSVDFMQDPHSSIFDAENTMVIGGRMVKVLAWYDNEWGYSCRLADLIAYISN, encoded by the coding sequence ATGGCAGTGAAGATTGGGATTAATGGTTTCGGCCGTATTGGCCGCAGTTTCCTGCGCGCAATCGGCGGCCGGGACGACATCGATTGTGTCGCGATCAACGACCTGACCGACCCCAAGACCTTGGGCCACCTGTTCAAGTACGACAGCGTGATGGGTCCGTTCAACGGAACCATCGAGGTCGAATCCGATGCGATCATAATCAACGGCAAGCCGATCAAGGTGATGGCGACCAGGGACCCGGCGCAGCTGCCGTGGGCCGAGCTGGGCGTCGAGATCGTGCTTGAGGCCACGGGCCTGTTCCGCAGCGGTGAGACCGCGGGCAAGCATATCGCGGCCGGCGCCAAGCGCGTGGTGATCAGCGCTCCGGGCAAGGACATCGACGGGACCTTCGTAATGGGCGTCAACGAGGGCGACTACGATCCTGAGAAGCACTTCATCATCAGCAACGCCTCGTGCACGACCAACTGTCTGGCGCCGATCGCCAAGGTGCTCGACGAGACGGTGGGCATCGAGCACGGCCTGATGACCACGATCCACAGCTATACCAATGATCAGCGGCTTCTCGATTTTCCGCACAAGGATCTGCGCCGCGCCCGCGCGGCCGCGGTTTCGATGATCCCGACGACCACCGGCGCGGCCAAGGCCGTGGCCCTGGTGCTGCCGCAGCTCGAGGGCAAACTCAACGGCATCGCAATCCGTGTGCCCACTCCCAACGTCTCGCTGGTTGACCTGAATATCATCAGCTCCAGGGCGACGAGCGCCGAGCAGATCAACGGCGCGATTGCGCAGGCGGCCCAGGGCGCTCTCAAGCCCTACGTTCGTTACAGTGATGAGCCGCTGGTCTCGGTGGACTTCATGCAGGATCCGCACAGCTCGATTTTCGACGCAGAGAACACGATGGTGATCGGCGGGCGGATGGTCAAGGTGCTGGCCTGGTACGATAACGAGTGGGGCTACTCCTGCCGACTGGCCGATCTGATCGCCTACATCAGCAACTAA
- a CDS encoding phosphoglycerate kinase, whose product MAIKYVDELELEEKRVFIRADLNVPLDDQGQITDDTRIRAVLPTIKYVLNKGGLVVLASHLGRPRGQRVEKYSMMPVAERLNQLLDREVIMAPDVASDGVKVVAGQLKPGQVLLLENLRFHPGETKNDEAFARSLADMCDVYVNDAFGASHRAHASIDRITHFVSEKAAGFLLRKEMNYFSRVLDKPISPFIAVLGGAKVSDKIGVIENLLKRVDSVLIGGGMAYTFLTAQGFDCGESLVERERIEDATRIIRLARIEGTGLLLPVDHVVAREVSAQADSRLADNDDIGPGWRGLDIGPRTIENFCAVIARARTIVWNGPMGVFEIEQFSRGTMAVAKAVADADATSVIGGGDSVAAVKIAGVADKISHISTGGGASLELLEGKRLPGIVALES is encoded by the coding sequence ATGGCTATTAAATACGTCGACGAGTTAGAGCTCGAGGAAAAACGGGTATTCATCCGCGCGGATCTCAACGTGCCGCTGGACGACCAGGGACAGATCACCGACGACACGCGCATCCGCGCTGTGCTGCCCACGATCAAATACGTGCTGAACAAGGGCGGCCTGGTTGTGCTGGCCAGCCATTTGGGGCGTCCCAGGGGCCAGCGCGTCGAGAAGTACAGCATGATGCCGGTGGCTGAGCGGCTCAACCAGCTGCTCGACCGTGAGGTAATCATGGCGCCCGACGTGGCCAGCGACGGGGTCAAGGTCGTGGCCGGCCAGCTTAAACCGGGCCAGGTGCTGCTGCTGGAGAACCTGCGCTTTCACCCCGGCGAGACCAAGAACGACGAGGCCTTCGCCCGCTCGCTGGCCGATATGTGCGACGTCTACGTCAACGACGCTTTCGGCGCCTCGCACCGCGCGCACGCCTCGATCGATCGGATCACACATTTCGTCTCCGAGAAGGCGGCGGGCTTTCTGTTGCGCAAGGAGATGAACTACTTCAGCCGCGTGCTGGACAAGCCGATCTCGCCTTTTATCGCAGTGCTCGGCGGGGCCAAGGTCTCGGACAAGATCGGAGTGATCGAGAACCTGCTCAAGCGCGTCGACTCGGTGCTGATCGGCGGCGGCATGGCCTACACCTTCCTCACGGCCCAGGGTTTCGACTGCGGCGAAAGCTTGGTCGAGCGCGAGCGGATCGAGGATGCCACGCGGATTATACGCCTGGCCAGGATCGAGGGGACCGGGTTGCTGCTGCCCGTGGATCACGTGGTGGCGCGCGAGGTCTCGGCGCAGGCCGACTCGCGTCTGGCCGACAACGACGACATCGGGCCGGGTTGGCGCGGCCTGGACATCGGCCCGCGGACCATCGAGAATTTCTGCGCGGTGATCGCCCGGGCGCGGACGATAGTCTGGAACGGGCCGATGGGCGTGTTCGAGATCGAACAGTTCAGCCGCGGCACGATGGCCGTGGCCAAGGCGGTGGCCGACGCCGACGCCACCAGCGTGATCGGCGGTGGCGACTCGGTGGCCGCGGTCAAGATCGCGGGGGTCGCCGACAAGATCAGTCACATTTCCACCGGCGGAGGCGCGAGCCTCGAGCTGCTCGAGGGCAAGCGGCTCCCGGGCATCGTCGCGCTGGAGAGCTAA